The genomic interval TGGTAAAAGAATCCCAGCGAATCGCGAAGATGCGTGATCGGGATCGGCGGGCTCTCGCCTTCATCCATGAGTTGCCCCAGAATTCGGACTTGTACAACTGAGCAACTGTGCTGATATCCCCCGCTGTTCCCCCTTGAGATCGGTCACCAACCAGCTTTTGCCGACCTCCGGGCTAGCGATAACGTTCATCGTTTCGCCCGCCCTCAATAGCCCATGAATCACTGGCCGACGAAGTTCGGGATGATTGGCCACTAAATCCGCGATCGGTAACAACGCCAGCGGTTGGGCTGGCAACCGGCCGCCGCGCTGGACCTTCGCCTCAGCGTCTCGCAATCGCCGACGCACGGAATCGTCGTCGAGCATCAAACCGAACGAACGGCGATGGTTGTACTTGCCCAGGCACCGCAGAGATTTGGTTTCGTCCAGGTCCCATTCGACGCAACGACAACACGCCGCAAACAATCGTTGAGATTTGCTCTGGTGGCCTTCCAAGTCGAGTGCCATCAGATCCGCGAAGCAGTCTTCAAAGGCTGGCGATTCGCTGTCTGCGTCTTTATTGTTGGTCACTCAATCCCTCCTTGATGGCTTCTTGGGCTTCGGACAATTGTGCTTGCTTGTGTTTTTCGTAAATGTCAATCAGCACGCCCGCCCAAGCTTCGGCAGCCTGATCAGCTAATTCCACCGGCCCACCATCGGCAGCTCTCACCTCAGCATCGCCCGCCGGCTCGATATCGATGTTGTCCGTCAACGCATCCGTCGCGTTCGTCATGTCGTTTGATTCCATTCGCGAAAAACGATCGCCCTCCCTTAATTACCTATGCCGTTTGGAGAGCCGACGGCGCGCACAAATAGCAGTTCTGGAGAACTTTTCTCGAGACACGTCGATGAAACGAATGTCCCTCCCCGGTTACCTATGCCGCGTTTCGAGAACTGTGCCCAAAAACTTTGGCGACGGAAGTCAGCTCCCTGCCTGTAGACCTACCGGAAAAAGAGGTCGGATCACGAAAGCCGCGACGAAATTCTTGAAAAAAACATCTCGGATCTCGTGCTTGCCACCCTCGCGCCCACGTTGATCGTTAACTTCCTAGCCAACATCAATCTGCAAAAAACGCTAAATTGGGACCCTTCTGCTCGGAGATGCCGATCCAGTCCTCAAACTTAGTCGTGACTTACCTTTCCGGCTTCAACACGAGAAACCCACTAATGAGCCGATCGCCCCAGCCTGGGAAACAAGCCACATACAACCATGCGAAAGTGGTGTATTCACCATTTGAAGCCGCTCCGGGTGCGCAATTTCTTCTTACTGCTGATCCATGGTCATTCCTCACGGCGTGGATAAATCAGAAGCTTGCTGCGGGACCAAGAGGTCCCAATCGAACCCGACTGGAACGAGCGTTATACTACGCGAACCTCGCAGAGTCTTTCTACGCCGCAAGCCGTCGCAGCTCGCTTCCTGCACAAGGTACGCTCGCGTATTACGGCATTCTGAATCTCGTGAAATGCTTTTTATCGATTCGCGGTGTCGACCTAGAAACCAAGATGGAACACCATGGGTTGTCCCTGCCATTAGGGTCGAAACAGCAGGTGCAAATCGCTGCACCAGGTGGCAACGCGTTAAATATTTTTCACGAGTTCTCGCGATTGCTCGGAAAGCCGGTGTCAGGTAGGGAAACCGTAACGATCAAAGAAATCGCAGGCCACTTGCCCGAGATACACGAAATGGCTTTTACGCTTGGGCACGTTACCGGAAACAAACGAGGTTTCCTCCCAATCGATATTCAGTTTCTGTTAACCGAATCGGACTCACACCTTTTTACGGAAGTGGTTTACGAGAAGAAGCAGATTTCTCGCGTTGACATCAACAGGTTCCACAGGGGAGAACGCAAGTCCTACTTCAGCGAAGGAGTTGATCGTGATGGATGTGTCGTGCACCGTTCGGCAAAACGAAAGAAATGCAATTGGGACAGTTTTCCTCGGATATATCGAAACGCATGTGCAGAGTATGCGAAATTTGACGTGTGTTCACTTCTCACTCCCAAAGGATACGTTTACTACTGTGACTTGCGTTCGCCGAAGCTGCATCATCTGTCGTATTCCCTTCTAATGATGTTTTATATTGGAACGGCGGCAAGATATCGTCCTTCTGAGATGCGTGAATTACTGGAAACGGATGTGCGTCCGCTAATTTCAGAAGCCCTTGCTGTGATTCCAGGGCAAATGCTTTATCACTTGGTCAGCTACTGCACATCAAGCAACTGCGTGGTTCCACATGCGACAATCGCCCGCTAAGACAACGCTGCCCAACCTCGCCATTCGCTGAAACGAAGATCCTTTGAACCTAGTCCACCGTTGAAGTTTACGGTAAGAGCCAACCTCGACGCGGCACCTGAACCAGCAGCCCAAGCTTGCCTGCTCGATGCAAGTTCGTTTTCACCGTCCCATAGTTA from Stieleria varia carries:
- a CDS encoding AAA family ATPase, with product MTNNKDADSESPAFEDCFADLMALDLEGHQSKSQRLFAACCRCVEWDLDETKSLRCLGKYNHRRSFGLMLDDDSVRRRLRDAEAKVQRGGRLPAQPLALLPIADLVANHPELRRPVIHGLLRAGETMNVIASPEVGKSWLVTDLKGEQRGISAQLLSCTSPNSGATHG
- a CDS encoding YaaC family protein produces the protein MSRSPQPGKQATYNHAKVVYSPFEAAPGAQFLLTADPWSFLTAWINQKLAAGPRGPNRTRLERALYYANLAESFYAASRRSSLPAQGTLAYYGILNLVKCFLSIRGVDLETKMEHHGLSLPLGSKQQVQIAAPGGNALNIFHEFSRLLGKPVSGRETVTIKEIAGHLPEIHEMAFTLGHVTGNKRGFLPIDIQFLLTESDSHLFTEVVYEKKQISRVDINRFHRGERKSYFSEGVDRDGCVVHRSAKRKKCNWDSFPRIYRNACAEYAKFDVCSLLTPKGYVYYCDLRSPKLHHLSYSLLMMFYIGTAARYRPSEMRELLETDVRPLISEALAVIPGQMLYHLVSYCTSSNCVVPHATIAR